From a region of the Tachypleus tridentatus isolate NWPU-2018 chromosome 1, ASM421037v1, whole genome shotgun sequence genome:
- the LOC143250811 gene encoding uncharacterized protein LOC143250811 isoform X1, whose amino-acid sequence MPAEKSPSKTSDYRRTTKPIMEKRRRARINQCLTELKTLVLDALREDPSRHSKLEKADILDMTVKHLQNVQRQQVAAAIVTDPTVLSKFKAGFSECASEVTRYLNRIGIEKNLRQRLLNHLGNCISSLQTPTLFSIAATTGTASTAFPGMNSSVPDAVSHFQPMRVQIPSNIFTTSSDNIVPPRTLQNVTVDINNNVLMAPNSATNPSTISDNFETILGSLSLIPSRLPNGDIAFLLPRKAFASVSNDLPNNIMIDSRTTDQTNYRVSTSNTATPSFSFWDHSLSPENPRRHSSLSCVPSPCSSDSSSEVFAESLMGSPKESSPYVTISKIDHSSQNLSSKSPSVVQDISLSRFNTSVSTLRKKDVQSTIANKHRPRFLSVECVSSGYSTINHMENHLTISPQRLLTDKNLVTRQVGIHSEHNSTFSSSCLVENMSTHKIPSVHHQPGRSSQGSDNAVWRPW is encoded by the exons ATGCCTGCTGAAAAATCGCCATCAAAAACTAGTGACTACCGACGG ACTACAAAACCCATTATGGAAAAACGAAGAAGAGCCAGAATCAACCAGTGTCTCACCGAACTGAAGACTCTGGTTCTAGATGCGTTACGCGAAGat CCATCCCGACATTCAAAGCTTGAAAAGGCAGATATCTTGGATATGACTGTCAAACATCTTCAAAATGTGCAGAGACAGCAAGTGGCAG CTGCCATTGTAACGGATCCCACCGTTCTTAGTAAGTTCAAAGCTGGGTTCAGTGAATGTGCCTCTGAGGTTACCCGCTATCTCAATAGAATAGGAATAGAAAAAAATCTTCGTCAACGTTTACTGAACCATCTGGGGAACTGTATTTCAAGTCTCCAGACACCAACGTTGTTCAGTATAGCAGCCACCACAGGTACAGCTTCTACTGCCTTTCCAGGAATGAATTCTTCCGTTCCAGATGCCGTTAGTCATTTTCAACCAATGAGAGTCCAGATACCCAGTAACATATTCACTACAAGCTCTGATAACATAGTGCCTCCCAGGACCTTGCAGAACGTTACAGTGGATATTAACAATAACGTTCTCATGGCTCCTAATTCAGCTACAAATCCATCAACAATTTCTGATAATTTTGAAACAATTCTGGGGAGTCTTTCTCTTATTCCAAGTCGCCTTCCGAACGGAGATATTGCGTTTTTGCTTCCAAGAAAAGCTTTTGCTTCTGTTTCTAATGATCTTCCTAATAATATTATGATAGATTCCAGAACCACGGATCAAACAAATTATAGGGTTAGCACGAGTAACACCGCCACTCCCAGTTTCTCATTTTGGGACCATTCACTGTCACCCGAAAACCCGCGAAGACACAGTTCATTAAGTTGTGTTCCCAGTCCCTGTTCTAGTGATTCTAGTTCTGAAGTCTTCGCTGAATCTTTGATGGGATCGCCAAAAGAATCTTCACCTTATGTAACAATTAGTAAAATTGACCATTCATCCCAAAACCTTTCATCCAAGAGTCCAAGCGTTGTTCAAGATATTTCACTGTCGAGATTTAACACTTCCGTATCAACTCTGAGGAAAAAAGATGTCCAGTCTACCATCGCTAATAAACATCGACCAAGATTCTTAAGTGTAGAATGCGTTTCAAGTGGTTACTCAACCATTAATCACATGGAAAATCATTTGACTATTTCTCCACAGAGACTTCTAACAGATAAAAACCTAGTGACTAGGCAAGTTGGAATTCACAGTGAACATAATAGTACGTTCAGTAGTTCATGTCTTGTCGAGAATATGTCAACACATAAGATTCCAAGTGTTCATCATCAGCCAGGTAGATCGTCCCAAGGATCGGACAATGCTGTTTGGCGCCCCTGGTGA
- the LOC143250811 gene encoding uncharacterized protein LOC143250811 isoform X2: protein MEKRRRARINQCLTELKTLVLDALREDPSRHSKLEKADILDMTVKHLQNVQRQQVAAAIVTDPTVLSKFKAGFSECASEVTRYLNRIGIEKNLRQRLLNHLGNCISSLQTPTLFSIAATTGTASTAFPGMNSSVPDAVSHFQPMRVQIPSNIFTTSSDNIVPPRTLQNVTVDINNNVLMAPNSATNPSTISDNFETILGSLSLIPSRLPNGDIAFLLPRKAFASVSNDLPNNIMIDSRTTDQTNYRVSTSNTATPSFSFWDHSLSPENPRRHSSLSCVPSPCSSDSSSEVFAESLMGSPKESSPYVTISKIDHSSQNLSSKSPSVVQDISLSRFNTSVSTLRKKDVQSTIANKHRPRFLSVECVSSGYSTINHMENHLTISPQRLLTDKNLVTRQVGIHSEHNSTFSSSCLVENMSTHKIPSVHHQPGRSSQGSDNAVWRPW, encoded by the exons ATGGAAAAACGAAGAAGAGCCAGAATCAACCAGTGTCTCACCGAACTGAAGACTCTGGTTCTAGATGCGTTACGCGAAGat CCATCCCGACATTCAAAGCTTGAAAAGGCAGATATCTTGGATATGACTGTCAAACATCTTCAAAATGTGCAGAGACAGCAAGTGGCAG CTGCCATTGTAACGGATCCCACCGTTCTTAGTAAGTTCAAAGCTGGGTTCAGTGAATGTGCCTCTGAGGTTACCCGCTATCTCAATAGAATAGGAATAGAAAAAAATCTTCGTCAACGTTTACTGAACCATCTGGGGAACTGTATTTCAAGTCTCCAGACACCAACGTTGTTCAGTATAGCAGCCACCACAGGTACAGCTTCTACTGCCTTTCCAGGAATGAATTCTTCCGTTCCAGATGCCGTTAGTCATTTTCAACCAATGAGAGTCCAGATACCCAGTAACATATTCACTACAAGCTCTGATAACATAGTGCCTCCCAGGACCTTGCAGAACGTTACAGTGGATATTAACAATAACGTTCTCATGGCTCCTAATTCAGCTACAAATCCATCAACAATTTCTGATAATTTTGAAACAATTCTGGGGAGTCTTTCTCTTATTCCAAGTCGCCTTCCGAACGGAGATATTGCGTTTTTGCTTCCAAGAAAAGCTTTTGCTTCTGTTTCTAATGATCTTCCTAATAATATTATGATAGATTCCAGAACCACGGATCAAACAAATTATAGGGTTAGCACGAGTAACACCGCCACTCCCAGTTTCTCATTTTGGGACCATTCACTGTCACCCGAAAACCCGCGAAGACACAGTTCATTAAGTTGTGTTCCCAGTCCCTGTTCTAGTGATTCTAGTTCTGAAGTCTTCGCTGAATCTTTGATGGGATCGCCAAAAGAATCTTCACCTTATGTAACAATTAGTAAAATTGACCATTCATCCCAAAACCTTTCATCCAAGAGTCCAAGCGTTGTTCAAGATATTTCACTGTCGAGATTTAACACTTCCGTATCAACTCTGAGGAAAAAAGATGTCCAGTCTACCATCGCTAATAAACATCGACCAAGATTCTTAAGTGTAGAATGCGTTTCAAGTGGTTACTCAACCATTAATCACATGGAAAATCATTTGACTATTTCTCCACAGAGACTTCTAACAGATAAAAACCTAGTGACTAGGCAAGTTGGAATTCACAGTGAACATAATAGTACGTTCAGTAGTTCATGTCTTGTCGAGAATATGTCAACACATAAGATTCCAAGTGTTCATCATCAGCCAGGTAGATCGTCCCAAGGATCGGACAATGCTGTTTGGCGCCCCTGGTGA